From Juglans regia cultivar Chandler chromosome 9, Walnut 2.0, whole genome shotgun sequence:
TTCAAAACTTACCCTTAATTCAGAGGTAGATAACTATCTCTGTAGCAAAATCCccacagacaaaaaaaaaagaagagaatttattaattttcgTTCAACTGTGCTGTAGTTTCTAACTTACAGACTTGCAGTCGCTATCTGTTGCGGCGGTAAGTTTTGTAGGAGATCAGTCCTAAAACCGTCACTATAGCTTTATTATAACAGAGCGGTTGCAACCGCTGCTAAAGATAAACAGCAGTTTAAGTTCTTTTTAGGTGCGCTAAATACGATAAAAGGTTTGTTTCCTCAATTTTAAGATACTGAACACCACATAGCACACCATTGTTTTAAATATCACTTTTACGTACTCTTTTATGCattctattaatgtgattggttgtattatttttttaatataaaataattattttgaccaatcacataaagcaccaaaatttaaataattgggCTTGAAGAATAGCCTATATCTACAGACGGGAACGATCTCAGAAGAATTCACTAATGAAAAATAGAGTACATAAGAATACTAACAAATCAGTCAAACCCAACGCCCCAATACACAGGCCTCATAATCTAATCAGAGAGACAACACTCGATTGACTCTATTCATACATCTCTTTTAACAAGAGGAAAAATCACGAGCACTAATATTGGtttctatatatgtatttttaaaatcatatcttttaaaaattaattttatatatatatataaaaaactctCACATTAGATTACGCATCtttaaactaaataataataaaatattttttttaattttctttttttatatattttactattagcACCATGTGCTCAAAAATACCAAttctatatatctaaatattactaatttcatatatcaaaatgactaattttatcaataaatattaatatgtactaaaaaaccctttgtatcatcaacttaatacaaatttcatatatcaaaatcatcttaatacaaatttcacaaagttgattttaatgggtaaaaaaaaaaatagtaaaaatgtttGAAGAGTGAATAgtatttattcaaatttgaagaaacattattCATACCTatgtaaaattttgaagattcataatctaatgtagaccAATTTAGAgagatattatgcaaatatgaatataaatatgaagatgcataagcCATTGCCAATGATCTTACTGCAGTttagataatgaaatgagatgagatagttttagataaaagttgaaagttaaataaaatattattaaaatattattttttaacattattattgttttagaatttgaaaaagttgaattgtttattatattttatgttagaatttgaaaaagttgaattgtttattatattttgtgttagaatttgaaaaaattgtaataatgagatgaaatgagatgagatgaaatatttttattatacaaaCAGGTCGTAATTGCCCAAAACATGACAAACTTGAAGGCCACGTTTGGAATTTAAATTGAACTGAGAtcaattcagttcagtctaattttaagttgagtctaacattcaaacactaaactctcaaatcactaaactaatctcaacttAAAACTTCTTTACAGGTAGGACTCAcgacctttttcaacttaacatctCTTTACATGCaaaatctataatattttttaattttttataaatatatttaaattcatcttaataactaaacttatcttatatagattatataaaatttattacactatcttaactcattattatttaatttaacttaACTTAACTCGTCTCAATTTGATTCAGACTTAAAGTTAGGTAAACAAAGCAAGACTTGCACCTAGAGTCATAGGTTTCACTTTTTGCTTGCAAAACATGCCTGCATTTAATGCATGGAAAGAAACAATGGCTTCCTATTAATATAGGCTTTCTATTGACATAGCAAGTCAAGCTACTTTCCTACAAAAATGCAAGCCTAGAACAAAAATGGCTTCCTCTTGACATTATTCGAGAGGTATAAATATtaggaaaaagttattttgtcTCCTTATTTTGATCACTCAATTTGGCTGttggttaattttttattttatttaataattaaaaaagtgattttaaatatattaatatattaatatatattttttattttttaaaaatattaaaatatattaaaaaaatataaaaaataaatactagaTGATATACTCAGCGATAAGAGTGGTGCGGCAAAGTAGTCTCACTCTTAATATTATACGTagaattcattttatatatctatttttcttccatttattagagttcgaaaaaaaaaaaaacttgaaggaTCGAAATTTAGTCCGTATGCCATACCAAAACATGAAATTAACTTGTTTTGATTCGATTCAGACGATCGACACAAAACATATTGCTGTTGTAATTACACCACTAAAGTTGTTCTAAAGAGAATGATAGGGTAcgtctttattttattttattttttggcatcAAACACTTTAATTTAAGTATAAATAGATTTGACTCAACCAAGCACATGATTCCATCTGCACTTGGGATattaaaaagaacaataaattatatatatggatttttgGTCTAATCTACAGAATTCGTAGTGGAAATTAGGATTTAGAGATGATCATAAACCCTAGTACTAgaaataagtttgaaaaaatttattcataagCTTCACATACCATACATcactttttttctaattttttttaattaaatgtggagtatatgaataataattagaagaatttaattatttaaaaaaaataaaaaaaaaattaaaaaaaaaattgtaatatatagtaTACCTGAAATAGCAACTCAATCAAGCATTCCCACCTTACTTCCTGAtggctctctctttctctttttcactctcataCACaccataaaaacaaacaaaaataaaaataaaaacaaaaaagtagtcAACGTGACCAACTTACATCAAACCCTGCCATTATGATGGGAGATAACAAGCAAATTTAAACCAAAAAGATACGTATGACTCGTTTGAACAGTATTAATTCAAATAAGTTTTATaggattttattgaattttcgAGACGTCgaatatttgagttaagatattttattaaattttaaaaaataaaaaaattttaaaaaatattataaaattataaaattatttaaatatatatttttaatattatctttattttaaagatCGATAAttaaagttgtattgatttttatattttattttaaaatttattcgtaaatctatttatttacacTATTTTTGTGATCAAGCCGGCCGAATTGACTTTTCGtcatatatagataatatagcGGCAGTGGAATGtttatatcattatttcatggtCATGTTGATTTGTTAAgaagtaaataattttgttaGTTGTTCCAATGCACAATGTTACAACATTACAAACTAGAGCTACTTCTGTCTCTCCTTCAAGGGGATAAGTATGTTACTATATATGTTTTCTCAATCTAAGGGAGTAGGAGTGTAATTGGTCCAGTTTAGTCGATTTTAGAGAATAATTTTAGACGAGACCGATTCTTTCAGTCCACCAAAAGTCCGGTCTGATGAGGCCTTTGGACCAGACCGGGCTGCTTTGGTTTAGTCTAGttgcggataatttttcttctttttttcaagtttttgacaAAAACTTTATATAACtacttgaaaaattatttaaattaactttatatattaaattcagTCGGTTTGGTCTGAAGCAACCAATACCCTGGTCAATTTTCTCGGTCTGGAGGAAAAACCTAACACCCTTGCAAGGGAGTTTATTTGAGCTGTTGTGTTAGGATTGAGGATCCTTATAAATGGCTGTGGTTTAagagttatttttatgtattttaaatatgagGACTAATATAATGTGATCTTTTAGAAAATAATCAGCTTATTGAATACGCAGTAGTGCTAGTTGTTATTGACAGGACCACACGGATCAAACCATTGTCAACACCATGGCGAGGGGAGGAATCCCCAAAGGCTCAGGAGAAGGCTCGGAAGTATCTCATTCTAGTCTctattctttcttcttcttccacaaCTAATTTGAGCTTCTGAGGTATCACGGCCCCGAGCTCCCCCGTCCTCCTCCTTGCAGGGAAGAGTCCGAGCATTGCCAATGTGGAATGACCTAGGCacgcgaaacacgacatcaacaaccATGATTTTAGGAAATTAGCCAACCATGATATTaggaaatgagaaaaagaagattctattctatcaatttattttctttacagTTGTTGGATCCATATAACATCTGGAAAATCCCTTGATTTTGAAGGCAAAGCAATAGTTTATTTGTAGATGAGGTTACCTACAAATATTAGTGCCAAGCATAACTTTTAAACATTCTTACTCTacgctacatatatatatagaccaaaaaCATCTGCTATATAAAGCCACGCATGTAGAGGACATATCTctaccagagagagagagagagagagagagagagagagagagagatggaaaagaGCAAAGTGCTAATTGTAGGTGGAACTGGGTATCTGGGTAAGAGGTTGGTAAAGGCTAGTTTAGCTCAAGGACATGAGACATACATCCTCTACAGACCTGAGATTGGTGTAGACATTGAGAAAGTTCAAATGCTTCTGTCATTTAAGGAGCAAGGAGCTCACCTTGTGTCAGGTTCCTTTAGCGACCAGCAGAGCCTTGTCAATGCAGTGAAATTAGTTGATGTTGTTATCTGTGCAATATCTGGGGTTCACATTCGCAGTCACCAAATTCTCCTCCAACTTAAGCTTGTTGATGCAATTAAAGAGGCTGGCAATGTCAAGGTAATAGGATGAGTTCTTAATGTCTTCTGTCTTGATTTCCTCacttgatgcatgcatggtctcTGCATATTTCAAAAGTTAAAGAAACAAAGCACcctttgatctctctctctctctctctctctctatatatatatatatgtgcatatatatgtTTCAAGATTTGCTCTATTGTAATGGGGAAATAACACTTTACCCCTCTAATATACTACTATGTTCGCAATATAACCAACCACTAGACTGATCTtgttaattagttaattaatttctattagtTTTATATGAGAAGTtggtaataatatttgtagAGATTTCTGCCCTCTGAGTTTGGGACGGATCCTGCAAGAATGGAACATGCATTAGAACCTGGAAGAGTGACATTTGATGACAAAATGGTGGTAAGGAAAGCCATCCAAGAAGCAAACATTCCTTTCACGTATGTTTCTGCAAACTGTTTTGCTGGTTACTTTCTTGGCGGTCTGTGCGAGCCAGGCAGGATCATTCCTTCTAGGGATTCAGTGTTCTTGTTGGGAGATGGCAACACCAAAGGTATTTTCCATGACAACCTTTAATTTTGCCTTGAAGAGTACGTCTCATGAAAGTAGGTAGGACTAGTACACTTCATTTCACCTAATTACTCAGCTGCTAGGCTTGATTAATTAACTTCTGGATGtgaattttccaaaaaataattcatgatcatgatccTTTTTATGGGCCTAAGATGTTTCTAATCTATTTAATGTCAATTAaccaatttattaaaaagaaatactttaatcacaaaatgacgtgacttgatatagaatgttaaagttatttttatcgtaaatagaTTTAACGGATCATAcgaaatcacgtcaatttatgattttacttttatgCAAACCCTCTAAATCTGTAGCACTTCTCTTAAATCTACTTTGTTAAACAATGTCAATTAACCAATTTATTTCCTCAATATGTAGGcgattttctaagaaaatagtCATGACCCTTGTTGCTATATATTggttttagtatttatttatttatttatttagatttacctgtatattaattacaaaagaaaattattattgtgattttccAGCAATTTATGTTGATGAAGATGATATTGCCACGTACACTATCAAAACCATAGACGACCCTCGAGCTCTCAACAAGACAATATACATCAGGCCCCCAAAAAACATTCTATCTCAAAGAGAAGTTGTTGAGATTTGGGAGAAATTGATCGGCAAAGACTTGCACAAGTCTTCCATATCCGAGCAAGAGTTTCTAGCTTCCTTAGAAGGTGAGATTAATGAAATCAGTGGTACctatttaaattttctttccaGAAATGTTTGgtctataaaaaattatttttcaaaaatatgtaacttgatttatatatttaaagtagatcagtaatgctagatacagtaaCAATATGTAAGTCTTGCATATTCTATTCGAAAAAagtgagatccactattaaaaaattattattttttcatatgagtatCAGATGTAtccagttttttcaaattttgtgaaCGGGACTTAAAACATcctaaaactatataaaatcattttcttttaaagtatcatattaaaatacgtcaatttttaaattttattttttaatttatttttttgtagacctaattaatattgatatttttttctgcTTGGTTAACCTTATATGCATGCAAAAGGACAAGAGTATGCAGAGCAAGTTGGATTAGTGCATTACTACCATGTTTGCTACGAGGGATGTCTAACAAATTTCGAGATTAATGGAAAAGATGAAAGAGAAGCTTCTGAGCTTTATCCGGAGGTGAACTACACTACTGTGGAGGATTACATGAGACGTTATTTGTAacatttataagtaaaaattgtattattgatgCATAAATATGGTTTGGACAATAAttactgaaaaaataaaataaaaattatatggaatTATTGtactgaaaaaatatatatatatatatatatatatataaaagatcgCTTTTCCTTTTCAGTACTGAAATATATTACAAAGAATAATTGGTTGGGGTATTTAGAATAATTGCTCCAAATATATGGTTGATCTGATCATGTCAttttccattcttttttctttcccattttcACTCATTTTGCATTGGAGTTGTGGCAAGTGGCAATCTTTTTTACATTCTatgaaaagaataattatacatacaaccataaagtgaataaaataataataataatgataataaatatgccGTTATTCGTAtctttttgtaaattaaaaaaaaagtatataaccaTCCCAAAAAGTAAATTGCAAGGGGAACTGAAATATGTTTgaagcttataaaaaaataaatatacaaataattGAGAGATTAactttatgataaaataattttaaagtcaCGCTAAATTTCGTTAACATTTTTCAACAATGAATATAGGCTACTCGTTCCTAAAATAATCCAGACATCTTAATAACTTAATTAGCCTTAAAAttttcactaaaaatattttatgatactTTTGGAGAAAGTATTTTAGCTTATGTTCGCCTCTACAATCACTTCATTTTTAAggaattctaaattttttctgtAAACATACGAGTAAAGAATTCAATAGAGTCttgaagttttaaaattatttaagggTGTAATCGGTTTGGACTAGTTCGGTTTGAATCGAACTAGTCTAAGTTTGTTTTAGAATTCTTATAATTGAAATCGACTAGTTCATCCAAATAACCAGAACTTTCGGTTTCGATTCGGTTTTACAGGTGTGATTAGgttttggacttttttattGGGTTGGTAGGTTtttctagccaaaataaaagctAAAATCAATTAGCCaaaatatactaattaatttaattaaaagatgCATTTAATAATGTCTAGAAAAACCTATTAAAATTTGCACATAATAACATTCCTAAGGGTTAAAACTAGggcctcatttggttacgcagttgagataagatgagatgagatatcttgttaaaagttgaataaaatatcgttacaatataatttttattttgaaatttaaaaattttgaattatttattatattttgtgcgaaagattgagaaaattgtaatgatgagatgagattagatagtttgattttgcgTAACCAAACCAGCTAAAGACTAAAACATGCATATAAAAACAATTAGTCaatataaacaaaatcttaaaaaaattacacttaaACAATTGCCAATGCAACCACCAGTGTAAAAATGTAAATCACTtcaaaatgtgtaaaaatatacttataaaaaatataatatatatatatatgtaatacttAATAAggataacttaatattaatattcatgtttaaaagTAAGTTTAGATGAAggaagaataaataataatattaaaattttatttaatattaattttataatatgtaatatatatatatagcatataatatatataatataaaaagaaataaaatatatatatttccgtATGGTTTGGACCATTCGatttttaaatcatgaaaattgaaattgaacCGATTTTTAGTCGGTTTCGATTCTTATCAAAACTGTTTTGATTCGAAAATTGAAGTTCCGATAAGAATCGAAACCGACTTAATTGGTATTAAACCGGTTTGATATAAttggtttttcgattttttctttctaccctaaaattatatttgatatttttcaagACCGCTGtgcttattttatggaaaatagAGGAGAAGAAAccgaatttataaataattttttttttctaaaagtgTAATTAGTAATTAACTTATGGAAATTCGAGGggaaatttttctaaaatttagaaaaataacgataaaaaaatctgaatacCTCTGTTTTGGCGTTTTATGTCCACAGATAACAGATGGCAACCTGACACAAGCACCGCAACTGATTCTTTAGATCCTAGTCCTGCtgacacctctctctctctctctctctctctctctctcgcagcAGTGGTTCAAAAATGCCGTTATCCAGTGCTGCAATTGCTTCCAACATTTCGATCAATTTCCCATCTCTTCCAACTCCAAAGGTGAGTGAGTTTTCTCAGTTCTGCGCACCCTATTCTCTTCCTCACTGTTTGGGTTCTTCGAAATCGCAGACAAAGTAAACTAAAATAGATCATTCTTGATAAACTTCTCATGCAATGCTTTTTCGAATTTGTTGTACCCACCTTTTGATTTCCTAAAGGATGTGTTGACCCAAAACTGTAGATTGTTAAATGTAGAAGCTTTCCAATCAATAATAATGCGAATATTGGTCATCAAAGAGCCGCTGCATTCATGGTGTCCAGAAGCCTTTCTTTCGCTACGAAGTCGCTTTCTGGGGATCGCAATGCCTCAGTCGACGTTGATGTGCCATTCCCTAGTGATTATCCTGAGCTTCTTGACCAAGTAAGTTTATACTGCTGTCTGTGCTTtattgttttctaatttttagtgTGCGATCATACTGTTCAGCCCTTAGTTAGAGTTTCGAATTTAGGaatcttttgttttgcattttcgCATGTATATGTGTATTCTTGATCTTATTGGTACTGAAGtattttcattcttctttttcttcccgaGTAAAAGggcaaacaaaaaacaaattaggaCTTTCTCGCGGACCCTATGGCGTCCATGTTTAGATGATGTGGGTGTCTGGTGATGATGCGCCATTTTAATTCCAGATTTTCTCTGAATGTTCCCAGACTAACACTACATCATAATGAATGAATCAAGCTTGATGATATGTAGATCAAAACTAAACGAAAAATGGAAGAAGGAATAAAAAGTCAATAGGAACCTCTTGGAATCTTTGATTGGATCTTCCAActctctccttccctccctgATACACTGTTAGTCTTGCACATGATTGGTTGGGAAGTTAGGATCTATTTATGCCATCTATTTCCATTTTTCCcttggttttatatttttttcatagtaGCCACTGCAGTactaaaatttgtttatttggtACATGTAACAATTGACAGGCCAGGAAAGCAACTGACTTGGCTTTGAAGGATAACAAGCAGTTGATGGTGAGTTAGTACTAGATATTCCGTACGACTGAAAACTTACATGTACAACGTATGTTGTAGGATTATCAGAGTTTGTGACCAAAAAGTATCTGTTTCAGGAGATTGAATTCCCAACAGCTGGACTTCAATCTGTACCAGGTCCTCTCCCCATGCCttgtgatttttgtttgtttctctttctttatttgtatttttcttacATTGCAATCTGTCTTCTATTTCCCCTAAGTTCTAATAACTTGTATTGCCCATAAATGATGTTTAATGCATTTATCAGGTGATGGTGAAGGAGGAATAGAAATGACTGGAAGCATGCAATTGATTCGTGAATTTT
This genomic window contains:
- the LOC109014289 gene encoding bifunctional pinoresinol-lariciresinol reductase-like is translated as MEKSKVLIVGGTGYLGKRLVKASLAQGHETYILYRPEIGVDIEKVQMLLSFKEQGAHLVSGSFSDQQSLVNAVKLVDVVICAISGVHIRSHQILLQLKLVDAIKEAGNVKRFLPSEFGTDPARMEHALEPGRVTFDDKMVVRKAIQEANIPFTYVSANCFAGYFLGGLCEPGRIIPSRDSVFLLGDGNTKAIYVDEDDIATYTIKTIDDPRALNKTIYIRPPKNILSQREVVEIWEKLIGKDLHKSSISEQEFLASLEGQEYAEQVGLVHYYHVCYEGCLTNFEINGKDEREASELYPEVNYTTVEDYMRRYL